A single region of the Lotus japonicus ecotype B-129 chromosome 4, LjGifu_v1.2 genome encodes:
- the LOC130712793 gene encoding uncharacterized protein LOC130712793 has product MDVDPSCGFCGQDMETVEHIFLRCPIVVAVWYGSPLALRVERYPTFHQFWGDILRIDDEEVVAMVQCVLYQLWEARNRSVFNQQHVSINQLTQKVGAFASAAIGVVSHPQSRQVATVWKRPALDQIKINCNASFRAPTDVGLGMVARNSNGEVMTSATSSSCSVLSSLLAEASCLRWAMSLAIDLGFRQVFFEVDCLQLFKAWRAGVAGRNYLAT; this is encoded by the coding sequence ATGGATGTTGATCCATCTTGCGGGTTCTGCGGCCAGGACATGGAAACGGTGGAGCATATTTTCCTCCGCTGCCCGATTGTTGTAGCTGTCTGGTATGGGTCTCCACTAGCTTTGCGGGTGGAGAGGTACCCGACGTTCCATCAGTTTTGGGGAGACATTCTACggattgatgatgaagaagtgGTGGCCATGGTCCAGTGTGTGCTATACCAGCTATGGGAGGCTAGGAACCGGAGTGTTTTTAACCAGCAACATGTGAGCATCAATCAGCTTACTCAGAAGGTTGGGGCTTTCGCTAGTGCTGCGATTGGAGTGGTTTCTCATCCCCAGTCGCGTCAGGTGGCTACTGTTTGGAAGAGGCCAGCATTGGACCAGATCAAGATTAATTGTAATGCATCCTTTCGAGCTCCAACAGACGTGGGTCTAGGCATGGTGGCGCGGAACTCGAATGGGGAGGTCATGACTTCTGCAACATCATCTTCTTGCTCTGTTTTATCGTCTCTTCTTGCTGAAGCTTCATGTCTCCGTTGGGCTATGTCACTAGCTATTGACTTGGGGTTCCGACAAGTGTTTTTTGAGGTTGATTGTCTACAACTATTCAAGGCTTGGAGGGCAGGAGTAGCTGGGAGGAACTATTTGGCTACTTGA